One window of the Populus nigra chromosome 4, ddPopNigr1.1, whole genome shotgun sequence genome contains the following:
- the LOC133690891 gene encoding FKBP12-interacting protein of 37 kDa isoform X2: MASHNHLDVDDDDFGGDFPGSHNSRRNKRSFGDLEDDEDDIFSSKKGNSKVEETAMILSLRESLETCKSSLATCQTELEAAKSEIQKWRSAFENESSIPAGASHEPKLVINYLQTLKSSEELLREQLEKAKKKEAAFIVTFAKREQEIAELKSAVRDLKAQLKPPSMQARRLLLDPAIHEEFTRLKNLVEEKDKKVKELQDNIAAMNFTPQSKMGKMLMAKCRTLQEENEEIGNQAAEGKIHELAMKLALQKSQNAELRSQFEGLYEHMEGLTNDVEKSNEMVLLLQEKLEEKDQELKKLKLQLPQKTFVEEKTDPCPNKTVSADEFKKEAEVN, from the exons ATGGCATCGCACAACCATCTCGACGTCGAT GATGATGATTTTGGCGGTGATTTTCCCGGGAGCCACAATAGCAGAC GCAACAAGAGAAGCTTTGGAGATCTCGAGGATGACgaagatgatatttttagctCCAAAAAG GGTAATTCCAAGGTAGAAGAAACTGCAATGATTTTGTCGCTTCGTGAGAG TCTTGAGACTTGTAAAAGTTCACTCGCAACATGCCAG ACAGAGCTTGAAGCTGCAAAATCTGAAATTCAGAAGTGGCGTTCTGCATTTGAGAATGAGTCCTCCATACCTGCTGGGGCATCTCATG AACCTAAACTAGTGATCAACTATCTTCAGACCCTGAAATCTTCTGAGGAGTTATTGAGAGAGCAG TTAGAAAAGGCTAAGAAGAAGGAAGCTGCCTTTATTGTAACTTTTGCAAAACGGGAGCAGGAGATAGCAGAGCTAAAG TCTGCAGTCCGGGATCTGAAAGCTCAACTCAAGCCACCATCAATGCAG GCAAGGAGGTTACTGCTGGATCCAGCAATTCATGAGGAATTTACACGTTTGAAG AATTTGGTTGAGGAGAAGGACAAGAAGGTGAAGGAATTGCAGGATAATATTGCTGCTATGAATTTTACTCCACAAAGCAAGATGGGGAAGATGCTGATGGCAAAGTGTAGGACATTGCAAGAGGAAAATGAGGAGATTGGGAATCAAGCTGCAGAAGGAAAG ATACATGAATTAGCAATGAAACTTGCTTTGCAGAAATCGCAGAATGCAGAACTTAGAAGTCAATTTGAAG GACTGTACGAACACATGGAGGGCCTGACAAATGATGTAGAGAAATCAAATGAAATG GTACTTCTGTTGCAAGAAAAGCTAGAGGAGAAGGATCAGGAGCTTAAAAAGCTGAAGCTTCAACTACCGCAGAAGACATTTGTGGAGGAAAAAACTGATCCGTGTCCAAATAAAACAGTCAGCGCTGATGAATTTAAGAAGGAAGCTGAGGTCAACTAG
- the LOC133690891 gene encoding FKBP12-interacting protein of 37 kDa isoform X1 — MASHNHLDVDDDDFGGDFPGSHNSRRSGNKRSFGDLEDDEDDIFSSKKGNSKVEETAMILSLRESLETCKSSLATCQTELEAAKSEIQKWRSAFENESSIPAGASHEPKLVINYLQTLKSSEELLREQLEKAKKKEAAFIVTFAKREQEIAELKSAVRDLKAQLKPPSMQARRLLLDPAIHEEFTRLKNLVEEKDKKVKELQDNIAAMNFTPQSKMGKMLMAKCRTLQEENEEIGNQAAEGKIHELAMKLALQKSQNAELRSQFEGLYEHMEGLTNDVEKSNEMVLLLQEKLEEKDQELKKLKLQLPQKTFVEEKTDPCPNKTVSADEFKKEAEVN, encoded by the exons ATGGCATCGCACAACCATCTCGACGTCGAT GATGATGATTTTGGCGGTGATTTTCCCGGGAGCCACAATAGCAGACGTTCTG GCAACAAGAGAAGCTTTGGAGATCTCGAGGATGACgaagatgatatttttagctCCAAAAAG GGTAATTCCAAGGTAGAAGAAACTGCAATGATTTTGTCGCTTCGTGAGAG TCTTGAGACTTGTAAAAGTTCACTCGCAACATGCCAG ACAGAGCTTGAAGCTGCAAAATCTGAAATTCAGAAGTGGCGTTCTGCATTTGAGAATGAGTCCTCCATACCTGCTGGGGCATCTCATG AACCTAAACTAGTGATCAACTATCTTCAGACCCTGAAATCTTCTGAGGAGTTATTGAGAGAGCAG TTAGAAAAGGCTAAGAAGAAGGAAGCTGCCTTTATTGTAACTTTTGCAAAACGGGAGCAGGAGATAGCAGAGCTAAAG TCTGCAGTCCGGGATCTGAAAGCTCAACTCAAGCCACCATCAATGCAG GCAAGGAGGTTACTGCTGGATCCAGCAATTCATGAGGAATTTACACGTTTGAAG AATTTGGTTGAGGAGAAGGACAAGAAGGTGAAGGAATTGCAGGATAATATTGCTGCTATGAATTTTACTCCACAAAGCAAGATGGGGAAGATGCTGATGGCAAAGTGTAGGACATTGCAAGAGGAAAATGAGGAGATTGGGAATCAAGCTGCAGAAGGAAAG ATACATGAATTAGCAATGAAACTTGCTTTGCAGAAATCGCAGAATGCAGAACTTAGAAGTCAATTTGAAG GACTGTACGAACACATGGAGGGCCTGACAAATGATGTAGAGAAATCAAATGAAATG GTACTTCTGTTGCAAGAAAAGCTAGAGGAGAAGGATCAGGAGCTTAAAAAGCTGAAGCTTCAACTACCGCAGAAGACATTTGTGGAGGAAAAAACTGATCCGTGTCCAAATAAAACAGTCAGCGCTGATGAATTTAAGAAGGAAGCTGAGGTCAACTAG